A single Mercenaria mercenaria strain notata chromosome 9, MADL_Memer_1, whole genome shotgun sequence DNA region contains:
- the LOC123547317 gene encoding uncharacterized protein LOC123547317: protein MCSTCILNIQKLKCKTIIDIETAGKQLETNKFNEQLTRDLESVEDHCKEKEKEIQRLIDGSHKERQDLKKYIEDFRNKMLTQFNKCEKDILVKVDERVKTQVAALTSQQTVLRETLQTAKENKDILQMIISNNSKADIFRCILSIMQQLDKSQTNKASVTTDMSTHSVELSPAFDTLLTSIDVHPIMQCRTVINTKTSTSNVNMKTDMDSFLETVKQVALTSENDLSSDYSCSSADAEMEDHEAKPHRIQSNESSNVSDTSSKSAQATASSHGTATKSKRLSNIVHMLDVTLTTPDEKQPCIAGIITLLDGSIVLSDSKHPRLIRVKEDLTYKDTADLSHLPGNMTVLNDKYLVVCLPTANRIAFVWLSPEFKWMRNFITKYTPKDVHALDTTRLLVSIYDTTERKWYLQILTTDGAFQQDLGKARSILDASQISSLKLTPISPRYYLQCCKESNKLYCFETSGKGVFKYSVMSPKCLYVDNAGKIYVLDSFGSVHILTNDGMLLQTIDVSKESNGIACNRKKDTLFITKQCSDKIGVFKISR from the coding sequence ATGTGTAGCACGTGTATATTGAACATACAAAAGCTTAAGTGCAAAACCATCATTGATATTGAAACAGCAGGCAAGCAGctagaaacaaacaaatttaatgaaCAATTAACAAGAGATTTGGAAAGTGTCGAAGACCATTGcaaagaaaaggaaaaagaaattcAGAGGTTAATAGACGGAAGTCATAAAGAAAGGCAAgatcttaaaaaatatatagaagactttagaaataaaatgctaACGCAGTTTAACAAGTGCGAAAAGGATATTCTAGTAAAAGTTGATGAAAGGGTAAAGACACAAGTCGCAGCGCTTACTAGTCAACAGACTGTTTTAAGAGAGACTCTTCAAACAGCTAAGGAAAATAAGGACATTCTTCAAATGATAATAAGTAATAATTCAAAAGCTGATATTTTCCGATGCATCCTTTCTATAATGCAACAGCTAGACAAGTCTCAAACAAACAAAGCTTCTGTCACTACCGACATGTCAACCCATTCAGTGGAACTTTCTCCGGCTTTCGACACACTGTTAACATCCATAGATGTGCATCCAATCATGCAGTGTAGAACAGTTATCAATACAAAAACGTCTACGAGTAATGTGAACATGAAAACCGACATGGACAGTTTCCTAGAGACTGTGAAACAGGTGGCTTTAACCAGTGAGAATGATTTATCCAGTGATTATTCATGTTCTAGTGCTGATGCAGAAATGGAAGACCATGAAGCAAAACCTCACAGAATACAATCAAATGAAAGTAGCAATGTTTCGGATACTTCTTCCAAAAGCGCTCAAGCTACAGCATCATCGCATGGAACGGCCACCAAGTCAAAAAGATTGTCAAATATTGTACACATGCTTGACGTTACGTTAACGACACCCGATGAGAAACAACCATGCATTGCTGGCATCATCACTCTACTTGATGGTAGTATTGTCTTGTCCGACAGTAAACATCCAAGACTGATACGCGTGAAGGAAGACTTAACATATAAAGACACAGCAGATTTATCCCATCTCCCTGGTAACATGACAGTTCTAAATGACAAATATCTTGTGGTATGTTTACCAACTGCCAACCGTATAGCATTTGTCTGGTTATCACCTGAGTTTAAATGGATGAGGAATTTTATAACAAAGTACACACCAAAAGATGTGCACGCTCTTGACACAACACGCCTGCTTGTTTCAATATATGATACTACTGAAAGGAAATGGTATCTCCAGATACTAACAACTGATGGGGCTTTTCAGCAAGACCTTGGTAAAGCAAGATCTATACTAGATGCCAGTCAGATTTCGTCGTTGAAATTAACCCCAATATCTCCTAGATATTATCTTCAATGTTGCAAGGAATCGAACAAGCTTTACTGCTTTGAAACTAGCGGAAAGGGAGTGTTTAAATATAGTGTCATGTCACCGAAATGCTTGTATGTTGACAATGCTGGGAAAATATATGTGCTGGATTCGTTCGGTTCGGTTCATATTCTTACAAACGATGGGATGCTTCTTCAAACAATTGATGTTTCAAAAGAATCAAATGGAATAGCATGCAATAGGAAAAAGGACACTCTCTTCATTACAAAACAATGCTCAGATAAAATAGGAGTATTCAAGATATCACGCTAA